The proteins below come from a single Ornithodoros turicata isolate Travis unplaced genomic scaffold, ASM3712646v1 ctg00000955.1, whole genome shotgun sequence genomic window:
- the LOC135375903 gene encoding uncharacterized protein LOC135375903 — MDSSNSKKHDRYRKRHRTDVLATQSLDLTPEPWFAKVLIIHGENGSKPLSKVSPFVIAKELEKAIGKSYFAKKLTTGGLQIDVQTRQQSSTLLSLNRIADVPVTVSRHRTLNIVKGVISEHELLDCSDAEIEEGLKDEGVVTARRITMRRDGKEISTKHIVLSFQLHKLPTTIKAGYINCHVRPYIPTPRRGFKCQRFGHGSQVCRGQATCPKCAGTDHAAETCEKDVRCANCKGNHPVYSRSCPRWKEEKDILKVKVTHNLSYRDAKAQVEFSKKGTFSEVVRRGVAPLRKSVETQTSGSLPNTPQQKGKDTEVSLPVSGSPPETATTSTEVDGAASIWDGATPGQSQATLQDMDMDDDDCLSQKSSSSIPGVLSQGKEKRERTSSRGRGSRPESTPEIPVSGIDYFFHLNPPFLSSDSCLTCPMARILGFLPGGRGLIPGIGISVLMVSTLGL; from the coding sequence ATGGATTCTTCAAACTCAAAAAAACATGATCGGTACCGAAAGCGGCACCGCACCGATGTACTAGCAACACAATCACTGGACCTCACACCagaaccatggtttgcaaaggTCCTGATCATCCATGGAGAAAACGGGTCTAAGCCACTGAGCAAAGTATCACCATTTGTGATCGCGAAGGAACTGGAAAAAGCCATAGGGAAGTCCTACTTCGCGAAAAAGTTGACTACAGGAGGCTTGCAGATCGATGTCCAGACACGACAGCAAAGCTCGACTCTGCTTTCCCTGAACAGAATTGCTGACGTACCTGTTACAGTTTCGAGGCATCGTACGCTGAACATAGTGAAGGGCGTGATATCTGAGCATGAACTTCTTGATTGTTCAGATGCTGAAATCGAAGAAGGTCTAAAGGATGAAGGTGTTGTGACAGCGCGGCGAATAACTATGCGTCGAGACGGTAAGGAGATTTCCACTAAACACATTGTCCTTTCATTTCAATTACATAAGCTTCCCACTACCATTAAAGCAGGGTACATCAACTGTCACGTCCGGCCATATATCCCAACTCCGCGGAGGGGCTTTAAGTGCCAACGTTTTGGCCACGGCTCGCAGGTCTGTCGTGGACAGGCCACCTGCCCGAAATGCGCAGGCACTGATCACGCTGCAGAGACCTGTGAGAAGGATGTCAGATGTGCAAACTGTAAAGGTAATCATCCTGTCTACTCTCGCTCCTGTCCACGGTGGAAGGAAGAGAAAGACATACTGAAGGTCAAAGTGACACATAATCTTTCGTACAGAGATGCAAAAGCGCAGGTTGAGTTTTCAAAAAAGGGAaccttctccgaagtggtgcgcaggggagtagcACCACTGAGGAAATCTGTAGAGACCCAGACTTCTGGGTCTCTACCCAATACTCCCCAACAAAAGGGAAAGGACACAGAGGTGTCTCTTCCTGTTTCTGGATCTCCTCCGGAGACAGCCACAACTTCTACTGAAGTTGATGGCGCTGCCTCCATCTGGGATGGGGCCACACCAGGCCAATCCCAGGCCACATTGCAAGACATGGACATGGACGACGACGACTGCTTATCGCAGAAGTCGTCGTCTAGTATCCCAGGTGTACTCTCtcaggggaaagaaaagagagagaggacatCTAGCCGAGGTAGGGGCAGCAGACCAGAAAGTACACCTGAAATACCTGTTTCAGGCATTGACTACTTTTTTCATCTCAATCCCCCTTTTCTATCGAGCGACTCGTGCCTAACGTGTCCGATGGCTAGGATACTTGGGTTTCTCCCAGGCGGCCGAGGTCtgattcccggcatcggaatttcagttctaatggtcagcactctgggactctga